A portion of the Oryzias melastigma strain HK-1 linkage group LG1, ASM292280v2, whole genome shotgun sequence genome contains these proteins:
- the syce2 gene encoding synaptonemal complex central element protein 2 isoform X3: MEDIRHQGQELVENINRSRNADQTFMDDYQEKFVEKVTEMCQRMKGHMYMVYEQNSDEMQVRLQELSKVLENCSRLQNELLEASQALARLREDLTTSHKSE, from the exons ATGGAAGATATCAGACATCAAGGGCAAGAACTGGTGGAAAACATCAACCGGAGCCGCAATGCTGATCAGACATTTATGGACGATTATCAGGAGAAATTCGTTGAAAAg GTGACCGAAATGTGTCAACGGATGAAGGGGCATATGTACATGGTTTATGAGCAGAACAGTGATGAGATGCag GTGAGGCTGCAGGAGCTGTCCAAGGTGCTGGAGAACTGCTCTAGACTCCAAAATGAGCTGCTGGAGGCTTCCCAAGCGCTGGCCCGGCTCAGAGAAGACCTGACCACGAGTCACAAGTCagaataa